A single Lolium perenne isolate Kyuss_39 chromosome 6, Kyuss_2.0, whole genome shotgun sequence DNA region contains:
- the LOC127308333 gene encoding LOW QUALITY PROTEIN: proline-rich receptor-like protein kinase PERK1 (The sequence of the model RefSeq protein was modified relative to this genomic sequence to represent the inferred CDS: deleted 2 bases in 1 codon; substituted 2 bases at 2 genomic stop codons), with protein MLTPQIDCTVTWEQRLQISLDAAQDIEYLHITFKPAWNILMATDFVAKNTNLGPTKVFGDSKTHITTEPVGTMGYLYPEYFHSFHITEKSNVYSFAVVLLELITGRLTVVPISDSIRIYIRKWVQQSLDHGTMENIEDTKMGGDYDINSVXKAVDLALHCKRXKKF; from the exons ATGCTTACACCCCAAATCGACTGT ACCGTCACTTGGGAGCAACGTCTTCAGATCTCCCTT GATGCTGCACAAG ATATTGAGTATCTGCACATCACGTTTAAACCAGCATGGAACATTCTCATGGCAACTGATTTTGTGGCTAAAAATACTAATCTTGGCCCGACCAAGGTTTTTGGTGACTCAAAAACACATATAACCACTGAACCAGTTGGTACCATGGGCTACTTATATCCTGA GTACTTCCACAGTTTTCACATCACCGAGAAGAGCAACGTGTACAGCTTTGCTGTCGTCCTCCTGGAGCTCATCACAGGCCGTCTTACAGTCGTACCTATCAGCGACAGTATAAGAATCTACATCCGCAAGTGGGTGCAACAGAGCCTTGACCACGGTACCATGGAAAATATTGAGGATACAAAGATGGGAGGGGACTATGATATCAACTCTGTCTGAAAAGCTGTCGACCTTGCACTGCACTGCAAGCGATAA AAAAAGTTTTGA
- the LOC127308332 gene encoding vacuolar-processing enzyme, which yields MARLCFPLLVVQLLLLIAGVAGGPWQEFLRPQSDVDNDVIGTRWAVLIAGSKGFENYRHQADVCHAYQILKKGGLKDENIVVFMYDDIANNSANPRPGVIINHPNGSDVYAGVPKDYTGEDVNVKNFLAVLLGDKSALTGGTGKVINSSQDDHIFVYYTDHGGPGVLGMPTLSESLYANDLVETLVKKHLAGTYKSLVFYLEACESGSIFEGLLPANISVYATTASNANESSWATYCPGGREGEAPPPEFMTCLGDLYSVSWMEDSDVHNLRNESFELQYDNVKNRTLSWSHVMQYGDLGLNAQTLDIFMGSSDPANHSATVGSTDNSLGQLSSAVHQRDADLLYFWHKYRRSSDGMSEEARKELLEVMAHRSRVDKGIERIGGILFGTEAGPQFLTAVRPTGWPLVDDWDCLKSMVRAFEEQCGLLGQYGMKHTRAFANMCNAGVGPIAMPNLASKACAASTPSAF from the exons ATGGCACGCCTCTGTTTCCCTCTACTTGTTGTGCAGCTGCTCTTGCTCATCGCCGGTGTAGCCGGCGGGCCGTGGCAGGAGTTCCTCCGCCCACAGTCCGACGTGGACAATGATGTCATCGGGACGCGGTGGGCCGTCCTCATTGCTGGCTCCAAAGGTTTCGAAAACTACCGCCACCAG GCGGACGTATGCCATGCGTATCAAATCCTGAAGAAAGGCGGGTTAAAAGACGAGAACATCGTCGTCTTCATGTACGATGACATAGCAAACAACTCCGCCAACCCCAGGCCGGGGGTCATCATAAACCATCCCAACGGTAGCGACGTGTACGCCGGAGTTCCAAAG GATTACACAGGAGAGGATGTGAACGTGAAGAACTTCCTCGCCGTCCTGCTCGGCGACAAGTCAGCGCTCACTGGCGGCACCGGCAAGGTCATCAATAGCAGCCAGGACGACCACATTTTTGTGTATTACACCGACCATGGAGGTCCAGGGGTGCTTG GTATGCCAACCTTAAGTGAGAGCCTGTATGCCAATGACCTGGTGGAAACTCTTGTGAAGAAGCACTTGGCCGGAACGTACAAGAGCCTGGTGTTCTACCTAGAGGCGTGCGAGTCCGGGAGCATCTTCGAGGGCCTCCTGCCAGCCAACATCAGCGTCTACGCCACCACAGCCTCAAACGCGAACGAGAGCAGCTGGGCCACGTACTGCCCCGGCGGCAGGGAGGGAGAAGCCCCTCCTCCGGAGTTCATGACCTGCCTGGGTGATCTCTATAGTGTCTCGTGGATGGAGGACAGCGACGTGCATAACCTTCGTAACGAGTCCTTCGAGTTGCAGTACGACAAT GTGAAGAATAGGACGCTCTCCTGGTCACATGTGATGCAGTACGGTGATCTAGGTCTGAATGCTCAGACCCTGGACATCTTCATGGGTTCCTCCGATCCTGCCAACCACAGCGCCACGGTCGGCAGCACAGATAATTCGCTGGGGCAGCTTTCCTCTGCTGTGCACCAGCGTGATGCTGATCTTCTCTACTTCTGGCACAAG TACCGGAGATCATCGGACGGCATGTCCGAGGAGGCTCGGAAGGAACTGCTGGAGGTGATGGCACATAGGTCCCGAGTCGACAAGGGCATCGAGCGCATCGGTGGCATCCTTTTCGGCACCGAGGCAGGCCCCCAATTCCTCACTGCCGTACGTCCGACCGGCTGGCCTCTGGTTGATGACTGGGACTGCCTCAAGTCTATG GTACGGGCCTTTGAGGAGCAGTGTGGGCTGCTGGGACAGTATGGAATGAAGCATACGCGGGCGTTTGCCAACATGTGCAACGCCGGCGTTGGGCCCATAGCCATGCCCAACCTCGCGTCCAAGGCCTGCGCAGCTTCTACTCCTTCGGCCTTCTGA